A single Nicotiana tabacum cultivar K326 chromosome 5, ASM71507v2, whole genome shotgun sequence DNA region contains:
- the LOC107823802 gene encoding nuclear transcription factor Y subunit C-2-like, with protein sequence MRQAGAYSGILSGRISKTGPHSLPLARIKKIMKKSSDDVKMISGEAPIIFSKACELFIEELTKRAWIMTMQGKRRTLNKEDVASAVIATDIFDFLVNLVTESNVADNKCEVNEDSQVIVEI encoded by the coding sequence ATGAGGCAAGCTGGGGCATATTCAGGAATTCTTTCAGGAAGGATATCAAAGACAGGTCCACACTCATTACCATTAGCAAGAATCAAGAAAATAATGAAGAAATCAAGTGATGATGTGAAGATGATATCTGGTGAAGCTCCCATTATTTTTTCTAAGGCATGTGAATTATTCATTGAAGAACTTACAAAAAGGGCATGGATTATGACCATGCAAGGAAAAAGAAGAACTCTAAATAAAGAAGATGTTGCATCTGCTGTTATAGCAACTGATatctttgattttcttgttaatttGGTTACTGAGTCTAATGTTGCTGATAATAAGTGTGAGGTCAATGAGGATTCTCAAGTTATTGTGGAGATATAG